The nucleotide sequence TCGAGGTCTTCAATATTCTGGGGCAACGGCTTCTTACGTTGGTCGATGAAACGTTGTCGGCCGGGCGCCACGCCGTACTGTTTGACGGTTCCGGGTATGCATCGGGGGTGTACCTCTATCGGCTGAAAGCGGGAGAACTCGAAATGACCAGAAAGATGGTGTTGGTCAAATGATGCGCCGCCTGTGCCTGACAGTGATACTCGGGTTGCTGTGGTCGCCGGTTGCAGCGGTAATTCCCGGAACTCCGGACCATACGCTCTTGTGGAACAACTTCAGCGCCGTTTCGGTGGTCGACAACTTCGCCGTTACTTCTTCGCCGTCCGGCCTCGCCGTATTCACGCGAAATGACAGCACCGGCTACTACCGACAGGTGAATCAGCTTTTCCTTCCGGTATATCCGATTTCTCACAAACGGTACGACTCGGTACTGGTCGTGCGAACCGATGCCGACATCCTCTACTTCGTTAACCTGAACGCACTGCCGTCGCTGGAAATCATGGGAGAGGCCGATCTGGCCGGTCCGTTCGAAGACTTCGCTGTGATTGACCAGGACCTGTACGTCGCGAAAGGATTCGACGGGCTTTGGCGGTATCGCTTATCCGGGTTCGACAATCCTCAGTTCGCGGACTCAAGCATGCTGGGAATTCACTATACACGGGTCGAATCCTACGGCAGCGAATTGTATGCGCTCGATGATTACAACGGAATCCTCCGCCACGACATTCGGACTGACGGAGTTCCGGTGTATCGTGACTATCTATTTCTCCCGTTTCAGGCGACATCCTTCGTTCGCTCGGATTCGCTGCTCGTTGTACCCGTCACAGGATCTCGGTTGTTGATTGCCGATGTCTCACTTTCGCCCCCGGCGCTGATCGACACCGTGCCGCTGCTTTTCCCGGCGTCGAGGGTTTTCGCGAGCGACGACCTCGTGGCCGTATTCAATCGAAACGCGCCGACTATAGAGATTTTCGATCTCAACGATCGTATCCCCGTCGTGACCCAGCTCGCGCAGCTGCCTGACACGTCGCTGAATGGCGAGATGTTCAGCCGTTCCGACTCAACGCTGCTGATCCTTCCGGGAAGCGATGGCGGACTCGCGACGTATCGGATCGCTGCAGGAATCGCCGATCCAGTTGGCCAGAGCGTACTGGAACGACCGGGACCGGTTACAGCTCTCTCTGTACGAGACGGCAGACTCTTCACCGGCGGGGCGAAAAACCCGTTGGAATCTTACACATTGGCGGGCGACGGTGAACCCGTCTATGACACGACCTTCTACGC is from Candidatus Zixiibacteriota bacterium and encodes:
- a CDS encoding T9SS type A sorting domain-containing protein encodes the protein MMRRLCLTVILGLLWSPVAAVIPGTPDHTLLWNNFSAVSVVDNFAVTSSPSGLAVFTRNDSTGYYRQVNQLFLPVYPISHKRYDSVLVVRTDADILYFVNLNALPSLEIMGEADLAGPFEDFAVIDQDLYVAKGFDGLWRYRLSGFDNPQFADSSMLGIHYTRVESYGSELYALDDYNGILRHDIRTDGVPVYRDYLFLPFQATSFVRSDSLLVVPVTGSRLLIADVSLSPPALIDTVPLLFPASRVFASDDLVAVFNRNAPTIEIFDLNDRIPVVTQLAQLPDTSLNGEMFSRSDSTLLILPGSDGGLATYRIAAGIADPVGQSVLERPGPVTALSVRDGRLFTGGAKNPLESYTLAGDGEPVYDTTFYAGLRGIGGLEFNGDTMFVMYADLTRIFMIDLTNDTLPFLGSVSPQVTGIRKIFMANRPIDTLGALFAVGSNGIELFSISDSAGVASRGILNSLDGITGAAFLDSLLFVASNKTGVRVYRLFNNFTVEYRSSISFGVQPSHITVFGNRLFAFAGRDLLVYAVSDPRQIELDTTIFLPRPVTQSSIDGSLMYTVGPSGMSVFDLGGSEPVLLDEGGLPGNLISVHHGLAAVSDGHALNIFRVLGTPTDVIDDDLVLPRIAQLYQNYPNPFNPSTTIGFSLGARTDVSLSIYNILGQQVAVLIDDVRPAGDYQIVWDGRDERGVPVASGVYFYRLVTRDVSESRKMILVK